From one Humulus lupulus chromosome 8, drHumLupu1.1, whole genome shotgun sequence genomic stretch:
- the LOC133797172 gene encoding uncharacterized protein LOC133797172, which translates to MSMLHRSFKPAKCKTALKLSVSRIKLLNNKRENQVKQMKRELAQLLESGQIPTARIRVEHVIREEKTLTAYNFIEVYCELIAARLPIIESQKNCPIDLKEAITSVIFAAPRCADIPELADIRKQFTTKYGKEFVSAAIDLRPDCGVNRVLVEKLSAKAPDGPTKLKVLNAIAEEHNVKWNPDSFGGHDSNPSQDLLNGPNNLEMMSKVHTEVSPGPVWIQDDKGPPNVQVPHKYNQRHDASVNFNEQNVRPTSGYQKNSSTDVAPGKATISNTFHTEVRSSGHAMDRMEHNQSVSGNENAHSLGRQNWNVQFKDATSAAQAAAESAELASMAARAAAELSRQYSSESHKLSPGYVQKDEKPQIYADPKLSSHHIAKQADNAVHGKNSGHHDKQIIDNEQEQRAREAERFHRDSYRNSERYNNAASLKFSSASTDDATVVNSLRTGDRYSQRKSTESDKSDLLDEVSKRKDKGRSELESSSEEIASFDKNVTRKYSEVVPSHSYSSSSDDDKEDVLKKNENVAFFEDVMTEKQSSRASSRSHSSTFGDIHEDIFKRNGPSENPSVHNDGSIYRNTSEINSSDNTLMFDDYCSDEDNNKVDVGDYKGQETSSYFSSLSRKPSANLFAADSPVWPPRNTDEELRKSTSQSHPPEFSESLKGSSVASQQDVLPPAAFDDYDSQDSDCEEHFGKSKLLGGADFDNFSSEMNLNSKSSEPLHSEDHILQSSTSEAGGSRRNSWLPTTSVDQFPKEVHPDRSQGLESSSVSEKKFNYAELSPRLTKSELDLTAKDALESFDTTKDIENTKESSFESSTQELSFGTLKGGLRNKSNRRPLYTRKSSENSVSVEQDSKGSFSRIEQSSSSPTIKTSIGSGADKQDPHSEEEDTNLNNNVDVRTFAKPTDSFDNHLEEEFQQETSSIRQPYTQKLGIELNKKSNLRGLHNYFDLDNSDSEEDLPKLTPTRNAYPGFGISRRTKASPSDSGRTYSKTNVLSGESTTPKYSAEVKTTTPKYRAETKTNVFSDESITLKYRAEAKTDVFSGESRTPKYSAESKSSSGSFHAKEVLPKPSPETKFSDYSVEQYTPKPILESRRSSHTESPKSTPRKQASNVLYASVEEDSPKPIPDSNRSSRLSSTSEQTSNSHRVSLQQNTPKPIPASIFSPIESSKPSRRERPSKYLPKNTKSGVTESSKPSVIRESSSNDKTGHVHPKLPDSDSFTAFFQSLKQTRE; encoded by the exons ATGAGTATGCTTCACAGGAGCTTCAAGCCGGCCAAATG CAAAACGGCATTGAAGCTCTCCGTATCTCGCATAAAGCTCTTGAATAATAAGAGAGAAAATCAGGTGAAGCAGATGAAAAGGGAATTGGCCCAATTGCTCGAGTCGGGTCAGATTCCGACCGCTCGAATTCGG GTTGAACATGTGATCAGGGAAGAGAAAACATTGACGGCCTATAATTTTATTGAGGTATACTGTGAGCTTATTGCAGCACGCTTGCCAATCATCGAGTCTCAAAA AAACTGTCCCATTGACCTGAAGGAAGCAATTACAAGTGTAATATTTGCAGCTCCAAGATGTGCAGACATTCCAGAACTCGCAGATATTCGGAAACAGTTTACAACAAAATATGGCAAAGAGTTTGTCTCTGCAGCTATTGACTTGCGTCCAGATTGTGGTGTGAATCGTGTG TTAGTGGAGAAACTATCTGCCAAGGCACCTGATGGTCCTACCAAGCTCAAAGTCTTGAATGCCATCGCAGAGGAACATAATGTCAAATGGAATCCTGACTCATTTGGAGGACATGATTCTAATCCCTCCCAGGACTTGCTG AACGGACCAAATAATTTGGAGATGATGAGTAAAGTTCACACTGAAGTTTCCCCTGGCCCAGTTTGGATCCAAGATGACAAAGGACCACCAAATGTCCAAGTGCCACATAAGTACAATCAGAGGCATGATGCAAGTGTAAACTTCAATGAGCAGAACGTGAGACCAACATCTGGCTATCAAAAAAATTCTTCTACAGATGTTGCACCCGGCAAGGCAACAATATCTAATACATTCCATACGGAAGTGAGATCTTCGG GTCATGCAATGGACCGGATGGAACATAACCAATCTGTGTCTGGAAATGAAAATGCTCACTCCTTGGGTAGACAGAACTGGAATGTGCAATTTAAGGATGCCACTTCTGCAGCACAGGCAGCTGCTGAGTCTGCGGAACTAGCAAGCATGGCTGCCAGAGCAGCTGCAGAACTTTCTAGACAATATTCCTCGGAATCACATAAGTTGTCTCCTGGTTATGTTCAGAAAGATGAAAAACCCCAAATCTATGCTGACCCAAAGTTGTCGAGTCACCATATTGCCAAACAAGCAGACAATGCTGTTCATGGAAAGAATTCTGGACACCATGATAAGCAAATTATTGACAATGAACAAGAACAGCGGGCTAGGGAAGCTGAAAGGTTTCATAGAGACAGTTATAGGAACAGTGAAAGATACAATAATGCAGCTTCCTTAAAGTTCAGTTCAGCTTCCACTGATGATGCTACAGTAGTGAATAGTCTTCGAACTGGAGACAGATATTCCCAAAGGAAGTCAACTGAATCTGATAAGAGTGATTTATTAGATGAAGTAAGTAAGAGGAAAGATAAAGGTCGTAGTGAATTGGAGTCATCTTCTGAGGAAATTGCTTCATTTGATAAAAATGTGACCCGAAAGTATTCCGAGGTTGTTCCATCTCATTCTTATTCAAGCTCTTCTGATGATGATAAAGAGGATGTTTTGAAAAAGAATGAGAATGTTGCTTTTTTTGAGGATGTGATGACTGAAAAACAATCTAGCCGGGCTTCCTCCAGATCTCATTCAAGCACCTTCGGTGATATTCATGAAGACATATTCAAAAGAAATGGTCCTAGTGAAAATCCTTCTGTTCACAATGACGGAAGTATTTATAGAAACACTTCAGAAATAAATTCTAGTGACAATACTTTAATGTTTGACGACTATTGTTCTGATGAGGATAACAATAAAGTTGATGTGGGCGATTATAAGGGACAAGAAACAAGTTCATATTTTTCATCCCTGAGTAGAAAACCATCTGCAAATCTTTTTGCTGCTGATTCTCCTGTCTGGCCCCCTAGAAATACAGATGAGGAACTTAGAAAGTCTACTTCACAATCACATCCACCGGAGTTTTCTGAAAGTTTGAAAGGTTCTAGTGTTGCATCACAACAAGATGTTTTGCCGCCTGCAGCTTTTGATGATTATGATAGCCAAGATTCTGACTGTGAAGAACATTTTGGAAAATCTAAGTTGCTTGGAGGTGCAGATTTTGATAACTTTTCCTCTGAAATGAATTTGAACTCTAAAAGTTCTGAACCATTGCATAGTGAAGATCATATTTTACAATCATCCACTTCTGAGGCCGGAGGATCTAGAAGAAATTCATGGCTGCCAACCACATCAGTTGATCAATTTCCCAAGGAGGTACATCCTGATAGAAGCCAAGGACTTGAATCTAGTTCTGTATCTGAAAAGAAATTTAATTATGCAGAGCTGTCTCCCAGGCTTACGAAATCTGAATTGGATTTGACGGCTAAGGACGCACTAGAATCGTTTGATACTACGAAAGATATTGAAAATACAAAAGAATCTTCTTTTGAAAGTAGTACTCAGGAGTTGAGCTTCGGGACATTGAAAGGTGGTTTGCGGAATAAGAGTAATAGGCGTCCACTGTATACGAGGAAATCATCAGAAAACTCTGTGTCTGTTGAACAAGATAGCAAGGGTAGTTTTTCTAGGATTGAGCAATCTTCCTCTTCTCCAACAATCAAGACTTCAATTGGTTCTGGTGCTGACAAGCAAGACCCACATAGTGAGGAAGAAGACACAAACCTAAACAATAATGTGGATGTGAGGACCTTTGCTAAACCCACAGACTCTTTTGATAATCACTTGGAAGAGGAATTTCAACAAGAGACTAGTAGCATTAGGCAGCCGTACACTCAGAAATTGGGTATTGAACTAAACAAAAAATCTAATTTAAGGGGTTTACACAATTATTTTGATTTGGATAATAGTGATTCTGAGGAGGATCTTCCTAAGTTGACTCCCACCAGAAATGCATACCCAGGCTTTGGAATTTCTCGAAGGACGAAAGCTTCTCCTTCTGATTCTGGTAGAACTTACTCAAAGACTAACGTTTTATCTGGGGAATCTACAACTCCCAAGTATAGTGCTGAAGTGAAGACTACAACTCCCAAATATAGAGCTGAAACAAAGACTAATGTATTCTCAGACGAATCTATAACTCTTAAGTATAGAGCTGAGGCAAAGACTGATGTATTCTCTGGGGAATCTAGAACTCCCAAGTATAGTGCTGAAAGCAAGTCATCTTCAGGTAGTTTCCATGCCAAGGAAGTTTTGCCAAAGCCTTCACCCGAGACCAAATTCTCAGATTACTCAGTGGAGCAATATACTCCTAAACCCATACTAGAATCCAGGAGATCATCACACACGGAAAGTCCAAAATCAACCCCAAGAAAGCAAGCATCCAATGTTCTTTATGCATCAGTGGAGGAGGATAGTCCTAAACCAATACCAGATTCAAACAGGTCTTCACGCCTGTCATCTACAAGTGAACAAACATCGAATTCTCATCGTGTATCATTGCAGCAAAATACTCCTAAGCCAATACCTGCATCAATATTTTCACCTATCGAGAGTTCAAAGCCATCCAGGAGGGAAAGACCATCCAAATATCTTCCAAAGAACACTAAATCTGGGGTCACTGAATCTTCAAAGCCCTCTGTAATCCGGGAGTCTTCGTCAAATGACAAGACAGGTCATGTGCATCCCAAGCTTCCTGACTCTGATTCTTTTACTGCCTTCTTTCAATCTCTCAAACAGACGCGGGAGTAA
- the LOC133797173 gene encoding probable phospholipase A2 homolog 1 — MFSVRARIGSGFTIVFVFVFLTVGARCSSNDSEVRCSRICVAQNCNSVGIRYGKFCGVGWTGCPGEKPCDDLDACCKIHDECVTKKGLTNIKCHEKFKRCIKKVHKSGKVGFSRDCPYETAVPTMVQGMDFAIMLSQFDNSRAEL, encoded by the exons ATGTTTAGCGTTCGTGCCCGTATCGGTTCTGGATTCACTATCGTCTTCGTCTTCGTCTTCCTCACCGTCGGAGCTCGGTGCTCCAGCAATGATTCCGAG GTTAGATGTAGCAGAATCTGCGTTGCACAGAATTGCAATT CTGTTGGGATTCGATACGGGAAGTTCTGTGGAGTAGGGTGGACTGGCTGCCCTGGAGAGAAGCCATGCGATGATCTTGATGCTTGTTGTAAGATTCACGATGAATGTGTTACCAAAAAag GTTTGACAAATATTAAATGCCATGAAAAGTTCAAGAGGTGCATTAAGAAAGTACACAAGTCTGGCAAGGTTGGATTTTCTCGGGACTGCCCTTACGAGACAGCAGTGCCTACTATGGTACAGGGTATGGATTTTGCCATTATGCTGAGTCAATTTGATAACTCCAGGGCTGAACTGTAA